Below is a genomic region from Ammonifex degensii KC4.
TGTTGGGATCCCAGCGCATGTTGACGAAGCACTTCCAGTTCTGCTCGTCCATCTTGGGGAAGTCGGCACGGAAGTAGTAGCCGGGCCACCGCGTCTCCTCGCGGAAGAGCATCGCCCGCACGTGCGCCTCCGCCTGCATGGTGCGCTGCACGTTCTCGCACCTCCGCATGAGTTCGTGCAGGTCGCGGGCGATCATCTTCTCGCCGTCCTCCTTCAGCCACTGGAGGAGCTGCAGCGCCCGCTCGAGCTTGTACTTGTTGGTGGTGAAGTTGGAACCCCAGCCGCCAGCGTACTCGTCCATGATCTTCTGCAGGCGGAAGAGGTACTGCCGCGGCAGGATGTAATTCGGGTTGACCTCCGGTGTGGTGGCGTAGTCCTTGTACTGCTCGTAGATCTCAAAGGGCCGGAGCAACCACTTCTTGAACTCTTCCACCTTGGCCATGTCCACGTTGGGCTGGGTGTTGTTCTCCAGGATGAACTTGATAGCCGACTTAGCAGCGATACGACCCTCAGTGAAGGAACCGGAGGAGAACTTGTGCGGGGAAGCACCAGAAGCGTCGCCAGCCGCGAAGAGGCCCTTCACCGTGGTCATGTTGCAGTAGCCCCAGCAGTAGTCCTTCTTGGACTCCTCGGTCTGGATGTCCTCCGGACCGGAGACCCAGGCACCGGAAGCGCCAGAGTGGGAGCCGATGAAGTAGGGCTCAGCGGCAGCGATCTCCGAGGGGCTCTGCTCCGGACGGATGTTCATGGCCGCCCACAGGTTGGCCTGGGCGATGGTCATGTCGAGGAAGTCCTCCCACGCCTCGCTCTCCAGCTGCTTCATCTTCTTCTTGAAGGCCTTCTCGTCATCCTTGTAGGCAGCGGCGAGGTTGGCGATGGCCTCCTCCGTCCGCATCAGGAGCGGATCCTTGCCTTCCAGCACCTCCAGCATGCCCTGGTAGTTGCGGAGGTTAGCCGGCAAGGGCTTAGCCGAAGCGTAGGGCTCCCACGGCTCGAGCTCCTTCTTGCGGGTGACCGTATACTCCTCGCCCATGGTGTTGGTGGCGCGGGACTTGAAGAGCAGGAACCAGGCGCCTACCGGGCCGTACGCATCCTTGAAGCGCACGGGGATGAAGCGCACTTCCTGGCAGGTCTGCTCCGCGCCCGCACGGGCGGTGAAGTAGAAGCTCGCGCCGGAGTTGAACGGCGGGTACCAGGAACGGCCGAAACCTTCGCCCTGGGAGCGCGGCCGGAAGACGTGCACCGCACCACCCATGTTGCAGACTACGGCTTTGGCCTTGAAGACGTAGATCTTGGGCTCGCGCACGCTGAAGCCCACCGCGCCCGCGATACGGTCGCCGTCGAGCAGCGGCTCCATGATGAACACGCGTTCGTAAAGCTCGCCCTTGTCCCCGAGCTCCTTGAGCGCGTTCTTGGCTGCTTCGGCCACGATGATCTTGTAGGACTCGCCGCTGATCATTACCTGCCAGGCACCGGAACGGATGGGCTTGCCTTCTTCGTCACGCCAAATGGGGAGGCCCCACTTCTCGAAGAGGTGTACAGTGGAGTCGACGTGCCGCCCGATGTTGTAGACCACATCCTCACGGCAGATGCCCATGAGGTCGTTGCGGACGTAGCGGACGAACTCCTCCGGCGTCCGCTCGCCACCCCTCATGTTGAGGTAGAGGTTGATGGCGGACAGACCCATGGCCACGGCGCCGCTCCGGTCGAGGGCCGCCTTGTCTACTACCGTCACCTTGAGACCGTACTTCTTGGCCCAGTGGCAGGCTTCTACCGTGGCACCGCAACCGGCCATGCCGCCGCCCAGGATCAAGAGGTCGGTGGTAACTTCTACCGTTTCAAAGTTCGGTACCGGCATTCTTCCTGACCTCCTTTGCGTTACTTCTTAAGGGTGGGAATCTCTACACCCGTGGAATCGGGCTCAGTGAAGAGGTAGATGCTGTTGATGTCGTCGGCTTTGCCGGGCCCGAACCCGCCGTCGGGCTGAGCAGAGCCTTCCGGTGTGGTGCGGATGGGGAATTTGAAGCGCTTGATTTCACCATCGCGGAACTGGATGGTCCACATGATGTCCTGCGAACCGCGGAGAGGTACGCACTTGGAGCCCATGGGCACAAAGTCCGCATAACCCCTCAGGTCGATGGCCTGTTGCGGGCAGATCTTACCGCAGCACAGGCACTCCCAGCACATCTGAGGATCGCGCTGGTAGGCCTTCATGCGCTCCTTATCGAGTACCATAAGGTCGTTGGGGCAGATGTACATGCAGGCCGTCTTATCCTGACCTTTGCAGCCATCGCACTTTTCGGCGATTACATAGGCGGGCATAACTCAACCTCCTTTT
It encodes:
- the aprB gene encoding adenylyl-sulfate reductase subunit beta encodes the protein MPAYVIAEKCDGCKGQDKTACMYICPNDLMVLDKERMKAYQRDPQMCWECLCCGKICPQQAIDLRGYADFVPMGSKCVPLRGSQDIMWTIQFRDGEIKRFKFPIRTTPEGSAQPDGGFGPGKADDINSIYLFTEPDSTGVEIPTLKK
- the aprA gene encoding adenylyl-sulfate reductase subunit alpha, translating into MPVPNFETVEVTTDLLILGGGMAGCGATVEACHWAKKYGLKVTVVDKAALDRSGAVAMGLSAINLYLNMRGGERTPEEFVRYVRNDLMGICREDVVYNIGRHVDSTVHLFEKWGLPIWRDEEGKPIRSGAWQVMISGESYKIIVAEAAKNALKELGDKGELYERVFIMEPLLDGDRIAGAVGFSVREPKIYVFKAKAVVCNMGGAVHVFRPRSQGEGFGRSWYPPFNSGASFYFTARAGAEQTCQEVRFIPVRFKDAYGPVGAWFLLFKSRATNTMGEEYTVTRKKELEPWEPYASAKPLPANLRNYQGMLEVLEGKDPLLMRTEEAIANLAAAYKDDEKAFKKKMKQLESEAWEDFLDMTIAQANLWAAMNIRPEQSPSEIAAAEPYFIGSHSGASGAWVSGPEDIQTEESKKDYCWGYCNMTTVKGLFAAGDASGASPHKFSSGSFTEGRIAAKSAIKFILENNTQPNVDMAKVEEFKKWLLRPFEIYEQYKDYATTPEVNPNYILPRQYLFRLQKIMDEYAGGWGSNFTTNKYKLERALQLLQWLKEDGEKMIARDLHELMRRCENVQRTMQAEAHVRAMLFREETRWPGYYFRADFPKMDEQNWKCFVNMRWDPNTGEWSIFKRPVHNIIP